In the Paenibacillus sp. FSL R7-0337 genome, CGGTAAAGAGGGTGAGCAGTTTTTTCATGATACACAAAATCTCCTTTGGGTTGTAGCAGGTTAATCTGCAGGTTAGGATGATTCTGGAACAGGCCCCAGAATGCAGTACTTGAGCTATCATCATATAATCGTCTCCCGTTACCGTCAATGGAGCATGCATCCAGCAGCGGGTTGGTTTATAATGGGATCACATTAGAATATCTGCATATAAGGGCGGTAGCGATCATGACAAGAATAGGCTTAATCCGGCACGGCAGCACACGCTGGAATCAGGAGGGCCGGGTACAGGGTCATACGGATAATCCTCTGGACGAGGAAGGCTTCCGGCAGGCCGGCGTGCTTGCGGAGCGGCTTAGCAGTGAAGCGTGGGATTATATCTATTCAAGCGATTTGCTGCGGGCCAGACAGACGGCGGAGACCATCGCCGGGAGGCTGGGCATCCCGCTGGCCGGTCTCGTTCCGGGCATCCGGGAGATGAACGGCGGATTAATTGAAGGAACCACCGAGAGTGAGCGGATCGAGCGCTTCGGCAGCCAGTGGAAGACGATGGATCTGAAGCTGGAGAGTCAGGAGCTGGCCCGCGAGCGGGGAGTCCGGGCGATTGAAGAGCTCGCTGCGCGCCATCCCGGCAGCAATGTGCTGGTAGTCAGCCACGGGGCTATTCTGCGGAGTACGTTGGCCGGACTTGTGCCTTCCCTGGATGTGAGCGTGCTGCTGAAGAACACCTCCATCACCTGCCTGGTCAAGGAGAAGGGCAGCTGGAGCTGTGAATTGTACAACAGTGCGGAGCATATGGACGGATAGGACGGATATTTCAGAGCATTTCATTACAATAAAGCGCCTGTCCTGCCGATAATATGCTTAATGCTAATCCGCTAGGGGTATTCATTTACAGTGCCTCTTGCCGGAGTTGTTCAGAATTTGTTCAGTCTGTTCCTGTACAGTAGCGCTTGAAAGCGATAAATTCATAAATTCATTGATAGGCTGAAGGAGGGCGTAAGACTAGTGGAAGAGGCCCGCAATTATATGTTGACAATTCTATCCATACTTATAGGGGTACTGACCGTATATAGCTCGCTTAGACTGACAAGGGATTTCTCCCGACAAACGCAAAGAACCCGGGCAGTCCGCTCGAGTCTTGTGGTGCTGGTGATTAGTGCCGGACTTTCCGGCATGCATCTGCTCGGCAGAAGAGCCTTAACCGGCTTCACTACAGAAGGCAGAAGTCTGCTGATCTCTTTGTTCCTGTACATGCTGACACTTGCCGGTATTCTGTATCTGTTCCTGCGGATGCGCATGATCCTTGGGGAGCGTGAGCAGCTCAAGGAATTGGCATACCGGGATACGCTGACCGGCCTGCTGAATAAGAACGGAATGGATCATTTCTGGGATCATTGCAAAATGAGCGAGCAGCTTGCAGTATTATATCTCGACCTGAACCGGTTCAAATCGATTAACGATACCCTCGGCCATCATACAGGGGATCTGTTACTGGAGGCCGTTGGAACCAGCCTGCAGCAATTCACCTGCAAGGGCAAGCGGCATATTTTCCGGGTGGGCGGAGATGAATTCGTCATTATCGCCAAACGCTACAGCCGCAAGGAGGCAGAGCAGCTTGCTCTTAAGGTTCTGGAGCGCATCACCCGTACCTATAAGCTGGAGAGCCATGAATTATTCGTGTCCGCGAGTGTCGGGATCACGATAAGTCAGGGCCGGATCGATCCGAAGCAGCTGCTTCAGGAGGCAGATTCGGCTATGTACAATGCCAAGCAGCTGGGAAGCGGGCGTTGTGCTGTATACAAGCAGGAGGGCCGCATTCCTTCCGTGAAGCTGGTCAGCAGCTCAAGAGCGCAATAAGGTTTATAAGTCTTACAAGTAAGCAGTTGGAAAATGTACACTTAATCTGCCGAATCCAATGGATTCTGAGAAAATCGGGGCCGATTAAGTGCTTTATTCC is a window encoding:
- a CDS encoding GGDEF domain-containing protein — protein: MLTILSILIGVLTVYSSLRLTRDFSRQTQRTRAVRSSLVVLVISAGLSGMHLLGRRALTGFTTEGRSLLISLFLYMLTLAGILYLFLRMRMILGEREQLKELAYRDTLTGLLNKNGMDHFWDHCKMSEQLAVLYLDLNRFKSINDTLGHHTGDLLLEAVGTSLQQFTCKGKRHIFRVGGDEFVIIAKRYSRKEAEQLALKVLERITRTYKLESHELFVSASVGITISQGRIDPKQLLQEADSAMYNAKQLGSGRCAVYKQEGRIPSVKLVSSSRAQ
- a CDS encoding histidine phosphatase family protein — protein: MTRIGLIRHGSTRWNQEGRVQGHTDNPLDEEGFRQAGVLAERLSSEAWDYIYSSDLLRARQTAETIAGRLGIPLAGLVPGIREMNGGLIEGTTESERIERFGSQWKTMDLKLESQELARERGVRAIEELAARHPGSNVLVVSHGAILRSTLAGLVPSLDVSVLLKNTSITCLVKEKGSWSCELYNSAEHMDG